The Sesamum indicum cultivar Zhongzhi No. 13 linkage group LG6, S_indicum_v1.0, whole genome shotgun sequence genomic interval CCCATACCTCAACTTGGAGAACGTTCAACACGGAGCCATTGAGCGTGGTGACATTGGCGTCCGTCACCTTGAGTCCTAAGGAATCTACGGCTTCCATCAACCTTGAAAAGCCACCTCGCTTTTGATTGCAGATAAGTTTCAACAAGAAATCTTTTCTCCCGAGCTGGCTTACTTCAACCTTTACCTGAAATTTGCTAACACATGGCAAATGTTATGCAAACGACAGTGAAGACTGTTTAGATTCTAAAGACGAGGAACGTTTTCCTGACCTCTACTGGATTCTTTTCACTACCACCAGCTGCGCTCTTGTCCCCGATCAACTTTGGGAGATCTGGTTTAGCATTATCATTAATCTTGCTAGGGTCTTCTTCCATTGTTCTCAGTTCATCATAATAATTCTCAATAGTCTCCTCGAGCTCTTTTATGTACTCGGTTGCATCTCCCAACGTAGAAGCTCTATCCATCTGAGAACAAAGGTTCAAAAAAAGATCGAGATAGACAAGGTAAACCATAGTTGCAAATATGGTCTGGAATTGCATAAGAAAATGTGATCTTTTGAGAACCTTAGAAATCTTTGGAACTAGTGCACGAAGAGCAAACATTCCATCTTTGATTCTCTTCCTCCGGTTTCTCTCTGTCACAAGATTCTTCGACTTGTAAGGTCCCTTTTCTGCCTTCTGTCTAATCTTCACCGCTACTGTTTGATCGTTGCCCTGTGCCAATGAAACATCTGTATAGTTCTTCCTTTTCAACCTCAAACTGCTGCTTGGTGAGTCTACATATTCTCTGCTTGATTTTTCAGGCGACATGCTACCAAACATGGGATCAGGGCCTATTTGAAGTAGTTGGTGTTCGTTTGAAAGACTGGAACAAGTGGATGATCCTTCAAAGCTAGAATAGTTGTTAGGTTGGGGTATCCGAGGAAGAAAATTTAGATAGTGAAATGAAGAGTGATCAGGGTCACAAAGTTTATCTCCAAGGTTATAATTGGAACGGTCCTTCTCATTTGCGTTCTCCTGTTTAAGATTGATGTTGAAGCGAGCAGAAATGTAATCAATGATCTTCTCATCTCTTGGTACCTGGAAATGAATAAGGCAAGTTCTCATGATGTTTCACTGAAGAAGAGTACTCAACACTATATTTCAGAAATAACAGCGACTTACATGATTTGTGCTAAATAGTTCAATTAAACCACAGGCTACTGGGATGAGAACTTGAGTTCCACTTGTTTCCTGCCACAATTCCAGTGATTCAAATTAACTGCAGAACTCCTCGAGATGATTTTCCAATGTATACCAACTTAACAAAGTAAGATCTCAAAGCATCTCCGTCAAAAACAATAAGGGCCGTCATGACAGCAAGTtatcaagaaaacaatatgGCCTACGACCCAAGAATTCATTTACGTAAGCCCAGTTCATAAGTTGCTACTTACTGTTACGcatcaaaacttaaattagAAACATTAgatgatcaaattataagtTCAGAGACAGATATTTGCAACATACATCATCAGAGGCAGAGGGATTACTTTGGGTTGTCCACCTTGGTTGCTTGGATATCA includes:
- the LOC105163965 gene encoding transcription factor bHLH90 translates to MAALETVVEWLRPLVRNKPWDYCVIWKLGDDPSRFIEWGACCCSGGNSPENIIKVKDENGVEKHLIAECKDRLVKHLVGTNACKKLAQLPSVIPLYSGIHGDVVISKQPRWTTQSNPSASDDETSGTQVLIPVACGLIELFSTNHVPRDEKIIDYISARFNINLKQENANEKDRSNYNLGDKLCDPDHSSFHYLNFLPRIPQPNNYSSFEGSSTCSSLSNEHQLLQIGPDPMFGSMSPEKSSREYVDSPSSSLRLKRKNYTDVSLAQGNDQTVAVKIRQKAEKGPYKSKNLVTERNRRKRIKDGMFALRALVPKISKMDRASTLGDATEYIKELEETIENYYDELRTMEEDPSKINDNAKPDLPKLIGDKSAAGGSEKNPVEVKVEVSQLGRKDFLLKLICNQKRGGFSRLMEAVDSLGLKVTDANVTTLNGSVLNVLQVEANKTEVEPNALKHSLLQLVN